In one window of Microbacterium dextranolyticum DNA:
- a CDS encoding DUF3566 domain-containing protein, with product MSTVADKLAKKSSSKTSAKQVRLRLVYVDFWSATKLSFLASVALAIVTVVATFLVFLVLQTTGMIGRLDELFKAFDDNFTLSSVIGLPQVMAFSAIVAILNLIVFTVLGAVVAGIYNLMVKVTGGLLVGFTSN from the coding sequence ATGAGCACGGTAGCCGACAAGCTGGCCAAGAAGTCATCGAGCAAGACCAGCGCGAAGCAGGTGCGCCTGCGTCTCGTGTACGTGGACTTCTGGTCGGCCACGAAGCTCTCCTTTCTGGCATCCGTCGCACTGGCGATCGTGACGGTCGTCGCGACCTTCCTCGTGTTCCTCGTGCTGCAGACGACGGGCATGATCGGGCGCCTGGACGAGCTCTTCAAGGCGTTCGACGACAACTTCACGTTGAGCAGCGTCATCGGGCTGCCGCAGGTGATGGCGTTCTCGGCGATCGTGGCGATCCTGAACCTCATCGTCTTCACGGTGCTCGGAGCGGTCGTCGCCGGCATCTACAACCTGATGGTGAAGGTCACCGGCGGGTTGCTCGTCGGCTTCACGTCGAACTGA